The proteins below are encoded in one region of Brachyspira hampsonii:
- a CDS encoding MetQ/NlpA family ABC transporter substrate-binding protein, translating to MKKILLLVSSVILSLMILSCTNNSSGDQKVVKVGFAGESDYQIWNPIVAKLAEEGIKVELVSFSDYTIPNQALNDGEIDLNAFQHYAYFNDEVSNKGYDLTAIADTYISAMNIYSTNITDVKELKNGDKIAIPNDPSNGGRALKVLQAAGIIKVRPEAGDTPSVSDIIENPLNIEIVEMDAGAIYGVLPDVACAVINGNYAIDFGLNPGSDYIFKDDPSIYSGKSFVNLIAARTKDKDNELYKKVVETYQSDIVEKVYNENFLGSYLPTWK from the coding sequence ATGAAAAAAATTTTATTATTGGTATCATCAGTTATACTGTCATTAATGATATTATCATGCACAAATAATTCTTCTGGTGATCAAAAGGTGGTTAAAGTTGGTTTTGCTGGAGAGTCTGATTACCAAATTTGGAATCCTATAGTAGCTAAATTAGCTGAAGAAGGAATAAAAGTAGAGTTAGTATCTTTCTCTGATTATACTATACCAAATCAGGCTTTAAATGACGGAGAAATTGATTTGAATGCTTTTCAGCATTATGCATACTTTAATGATGAAGTATCAAATAAAGGATATGATTTAACTGCTATTGCAGATACTTATATATCTGCTATGAATATTTATTCTACTAATATTACAGATGTAAAAGAATTAAAAAACGGAGATAAAATAGCTATACCTAATGATCCTTCTAATGGAGGAAGAGCTTTAAAAGTTCTTCAGGCGGCAGGAATTATTAAAGTAAGACCTGAGGCAGGAGATACTCCTAGTGTAAGCGATATAATAGAAAATCCTTTGAATATTGAAATAGTAGAAATGGATGCCGGTGCTATTTATGGTGTTCTTCCTGATGTTGCTTGTGCTGTTATAAATGGAAACTATGCTATAGATTTTGGTTTGAATCCGGGTTCTGATTATATATTTAAAGATGACCCTTCTATTTACAGCGGAAAATCTTTTGTTAATTTAATAGCTGCAAGAACTAAAGATAAAGATAATGAATTATACAAAAAAGTTGTAGAAACTTATCAATCTGATATAGTAGAAAAAGTTTATAATGAAAACTTTTTAGGTTCTTATCTTCCTACTTGGAAATAA
- a CDS encoding MetQ/NlpA family ABC transporter substrate-binding protein — protein MKKVLFILLLFIVSCNSKKENIVKIGYIGEFDIDIWEYVSNEMKEQNIILELIQFSDYSVINKALNGRHIDLNHFQNYDYFVNETNKNDYYLSIIDKTFIASMNMYSENLTNLSQLHLHSKIAVPKDEVNLSRALKILESIGIIKLMRKNNINYHFTTNDIVENYLQLDFEAIDANNVYSVISSVDVAFINFNLSFDVEDANILYYDDPSKYNSDMYINLMAARLEDENNSVYKTIADSYKKRIKELVESGKLQGIIINY, from the coding sequence ATGAAAAAAGTATTATTTATTTTATTATTATTTATTGTTTCTTGTAATTCTAAAAAAGAGAATATAGTAAAGATAGGATATATAGGCGAGTTTGATATAGATATATGGGAATATGTATCCAATGAAATGAAAGAACAAAATATCATTTTAGAATTAATACAGTTTTCTGATTATTCTGTAATAAATAAGGCATTAAACGGCAGACATATAGATTTGAATCATTTTCAAAATTATGATTATTTTGTTAATGAAACAAATAAAAATGATTATTACTTAAGTATAATAGATAAAACTTTTATTGCTTCTATGAATATGTATTCAGAAAATTTAACTAATTTATCTCAATTGCATCTTCATTCTAAAATAGCAGTTCCGAAAGATGAAGTAAATTTATCAAGAGCTTTAAAAATATTGGAATCTATTGGTATAATAAAATTAATGAGAAAGAATAATATTAATTATCATTTTACCACAAATGATATAGTAGAAAATTATTTACAATTAGACTTTGAAGCTATAGATGCAAATAATGTTTATTCTGTTATATCATCTGTTGATGTGGCCTTTATTAATTTCAATCTTAGTTTTGATGTTGAGGATGCAAATATTTTATATTATGATGATCCTAGTAAGTATAATTCTGATATGTATATTAATTTAATGGCGGCTAGATTGGAAGATGAAAATAATAGTGTTTATAAAACTATAGCTGATTCTTATAAAAAAAGGATTAAAGAGCTTGTTGAATCAGGAAAATTGCAGGGAATTATCATTAATTATTAG
- a CDS encoding PD-(D/E)XK nuclease family protein, with protein MQELFLFPNYKAKNNYLKNNFKKYTLDITNYQTLHQYYKSSKEIFFENYRIEHNVQDIDESIAIINIHNILFQYKTKNKEALISKQNTTYELAYTLYKLIEEITLAKFYGFKLDEYDNLKDINEIINLYKEYNKENNLLDEFDIFELFIKSIENKELEFLNTYESITIYNFEKIPPLHLIFLESIKKHYNKTIKVIMPYNMEKHFNNYKSFYQGIDNFEVNKNSNLAKALLGENKDINKYKNKIKFISGFGAKQEADTVIDEIIKLIENGVNPYDIGIIFSDIQLYSDIVSNRLKECQIKFNERRANFIWKVPIIPVLTSIFLILDKYNGEIDADALIKILSSSYIKLNGINPYNIRDLIYSYEDYNSIEIFSKMSFKDFKNKISKKFEYNDASKSIVDFLDLLNNLVSKKSYKEIGLAYINILKFLDVGNIENTDDNNKNEYFYRDNEALALFINLILEIAYTEKLDNIENQEISHFDFHAALNTILRDKSIGEDENKDITLTVSNLYDARGLKLKHIFILGMNNDFIKIRPNTFFISAKLREYINKKNKKIVFNTQSYLSDIHYALFLNILSGCYEDSNIYFSFRFKDEKGNLEIPFYYLENIYRELYNEDFKFENLEKNGLIYRKEYIQREDNIHTDKENLMSLFLYNTIAYKIDNAENIIDTVYHKHNKNMHHDFNNKEDIKNFFLNILKEKISVTTLQAIMECPAKFFYSRLYSKESVESKIQGVNYMDRGRAYHKFFQDFYQEVKNQYSDEGCRLIESEFNNYCNIANQVVDNHIDELINMYSSKDLEEKYLLEYKFDYNVIREEALNVMSYFIKKEIINNKLKEEDEGCFYIPTYFERYIGSKEDFIIYKNKELSIKIKGIVDRIDLSYSDKEHKNINGIRIVDYKSRYKIEEAKGETQKDIIRETIRIYLQPILYLKYILNQYIQKNISEKIKHCEVVFTVYREKDIINESQKINQMYNDRDMLLSICGYIDSEYNLKDYFDEIFNKILEGELVYIANSTNCINCYNAPYCENAYKKDNDEYSL; from the coding sequence ATGCAAGAATTATTTTTATTTCCTAACTATAAAGCAAAGAATAATTATCTAAAAAATAATTTCAAAAAATATACCTTGGATATAACTAATTATCAAACTCTGCATCAATACTATAAAAGCAGCAAAGAAATATTTTTTGAAAATTATAGAATAGAACATAATGTTCAGGATATAGATGAGTCAATAGCAATAATCAATATTCATAATATATTATTCCAATATAAAACAAAAAATAAAGAAGCCCTAATATCAAAACAAAATACAACTTATGAATTGGCATACACTTTATATAAACTAATAGAAGAAATAACATTAGCTAAATTCTACGGATTTAAATTAGATGAATATGATAATCTTAAAGATATAAATGAAATAATAAATCTATATAAAGAATACAATAAAGAAAATAATTTGTTAGATGAATTTGATATTTTCGAGCTTTTTATAAAATCTATAGAAAATAAAGAATTAGAATTTTTAAATACTTATGAATCTATAACAATTTATAATTTTGAAAAAATACCGCCTTTACATTTGATATTTCTTGAATCTATAAAAAAACATTATAATAAAACTATCAAAGTTATAATGCCTTATAATATGGAAAAACATTTTAATAATTATAAATCATTCTATCAAGGTATTGATAATTTTGAAGTAAATAAAAATTCAAATCTAGCAAAAGCACTGCTGGGAGAAAATAAGGATATAAATAAATATAAAAACAAAATAAAGTTCATATCCGGATTCGGGGCCAAACAGGAAGCTGATACAGTCATTGATGAGATAATTAAATTGATAGAAAATGGAGTTAATCCCTATGATATAGGAATAATATTTTCAGATATTCAGTTATACAGCGATATTGTTTCAAATAGATTAAAAGAATGCCAAATAAAATTTAATGAAAGAAGAGCTAACTTTATATGGAAAGTACCTATAATACCTGTACTCACTTCAATATTTTTAATATTAGATAAATATAATGGCGAAATAGATGCAGATGCTTTAATAAAAATATTATCAAGCTCATATATAAAACTTAACGGCATCAATCCTTATAATATAAGAGATTTAATATATTCTTATGAAGATTATAACTCTATAGAAATATTTTCAAAAATGTCTTTCAAAGATTTTAAAAATAAGATTTCTAAAAAATTTGAATATAATGATGCTTCAAAATCAATAGTAGATTTTTTGGATTTATTGAATAATCTGGTATCAAAGAAAAGTTATAAAGAAATAGGGCTTGCATATATAAATATTTTAAAATTTTTAGATGTGGGAAATATAGAAAATACAGACGATAATAATAAGAATGAATATTTCTATAGAGATAATGAGGCATTAGCTTTATTTATTAATCTTATACTAGAAATAGCATATACAGAAAAACTTGATAATATAGAGAATCAGGAAATAAGCCATTTTGATTTTCATGCCGCTTTAAATACAATTTTAAGAGACAAATCTATAGGCGAAGATGAAAATAAAGATATCACTCTTACAGTAAGTAATTTATATGATGCTAGGGGATTAAAATTAAAACATATATTTATATTAGGAATGAATAATGATTTTATCAAAATAAGACCTAATACATTTTTTATAAGTGCTAAATTAAGAGAGTATATAAATAAAAAAAATAAAAAAATAGTTTTTAATACACAAAGTTATTTATCAGATATTCATTATGCTTTATTTTTAAATATATTATCAGGCTGCTATGAAGATAGTAATATTTATTTCTCATTCAGATTTAAAGATGAAAAAGGTAATTTAGAGATTCCATTTTATTATTTAGAGAATATATACAGAGAGTTATATAATGAGGATTTTAAATTTGAAAATTTAGAGAAAAACGGACTTATATACAGAAAAGAATATATACAAAGAGAAGATAATATACATACAGATAAAGAAAATCTTATGAGTTTATTTTTATATAATACTATAGCTTATAAAATAGATAATGCAGAAAATATTATAGATACAGTTTATCATAAGCATAATAAAAATATGCATCATGATTTTAATAATAAAGAAGATATAAAAAATTTCTTTTTAAATATTTTAAAAGAAAAAATATCTGTTACAACTTTGCAGGCTATAATGGAATGTCCTGCCAAATTCTTCTATTCAAGATTGTACTCAAAAGAATCTGTAGAATCTAAAATACAAGGTGTAAATTACATGGATAGAGGAAGAGCATATCATAAATTCTTTCAGGATTTCTATCAAGAAGTAAAAAATCAATATTCCGATGAAGGATGCCGCTTAATAGAAAGCGAATTTAATAATTACTGCAATATAGCAAATCAGGTTGTGGATAATCATATAGATGAATTAATAAATATGTATTCCTCAAAGGACTTAGAAGAAAAATACTTATTAGAATATAAATTTGATTATAATGTTATAAGAGAAGAAGCCCTAAATGTTATGTCATATTTTATAAAAAAAGAAATCATCAATAACAAATTAAAAGAAGAAGATGAAGGCTGTTTTTATATACCTACATATTTTGAAAGATACATAGGAAGTAAAGAAGATTTTATTATATATAAAAATAAAGAGCTATCTATAAAAATAAAAGGCATAGTTGATAGAATAGATTTAAGCTACTCTGATAAAGAGCATAAGAATATAAATGGAATAAGAATTGTTGATTACAAGTCAAGATATAAAATAGAGGAAGCGAAAGGAGAAACTCAAAAAGATATTATAAGAGAAACTATAAGAATATATTTGCAGCCTATTTTATATTTAAAATATATACTCAATCAATATATACAAAAAAATATATCAGAAAAAATAAAGCATTGCGAAGTAGTTTTTACGGTATATAGAGAAAAAGATATTATCAATGAATCGCAGAAAATAAATCAGATGTATAATGACAGAGATATGCTTTTATCTATATGCGGCTATATTGACAGTGAATATAATTTGAAAGATTATTTTGACGAGATATTTAATAAAATTTTAGAAGGGGAATTAGTTTATATAGCAAATAGTACAAATTGCATAAACTGTTATAATGCTCCTTATTGTGAGAATGCTTATAAAAAAGATAATGATGAATACTCATTATAA